Proteins from one Candidatus Ancaeobacter aquaticus genomic window:
- a CDS encoding ATP-binding protein — MKDKIIWKLLSAFACVSLISIFVMNFFVGLRLQDYYEDKIIEELKSNSFLVGDIIQKCIERKDSSDVQTEVKRLAVRLHYRVTVLDNNGAVLGDSRVRPGNMDNHKERPEIVGALNNGYGDSTRYSSTVGMRMKYVATAIKNKNQIVGIVRLAVPLADIEIQKKLIYRVVLFGGVIALICALIIGYYASRSVTRPIYEMKEKAENFAKGDFTKKIKITSKDELGQLAQSLNSMAVELQIKMDNLRKMDKVRTDFVANVSHELKTPLTSIRGFVETLEDGALDDKENAKRFLSIINKHTIRLDAIVNDLLTLTELELERDRIERTHFDLKELIEEVLLGFGHALNKQHISLETNYTGSDFTISADKDRIEQIIVNIIDNAVKYSEPGGIIKISLEKEKDALKIKITDSGIGIPQEELTRVFERFYRVDKARSSERGGTGLGLSIVKHIVSLHNGQVHIDSEPGKGTSVTVILSC, encoded by the coding sequence ATGAAAGATAAAATAATCTGGAAATTATTAAGTGCGTTTGCATGTGTATCACTTATATCAATATTTGTGATGAACTTTTTTGTTGGGTTGAGGCTTCAGGATTATTATGAGGATAAAATCATTGAAGAGCTTAAAAGTAACTCGTTTCTTGTTGGCGATATAATACAGAAGTGTATTGAGCGTAAAGACAGCAGTGATGTGCAAACAGAAGTAAAAAGACTAGCAGTGCGGTTGCATTACAGAGTGACTGTGCTTGATAATAATGGGGCGGTTTTGGGGGATTCTCGTGTTCGTCCTGGAAATATGGATAACCATAAGGAACGGCCAGAGATTGTCGGAGCGCTTAATAATGGATACGGGGATAGTACGCGGTATAGTAGTACTGTCGGTATGAGGATGAAATATGTCGCTACGGCAATAAAAAACAAGAATCAGATCGTTGGAATAGTTAGATTAGCGGTTCCGCTTGCAGATATCGAAATACAAAAAAAACTCATTTATCGAGTAGTATTGTTCGGTGGCGTTATAGCTCTTATTTGCGCGCTCATTATTGGATATTATGCTTCACGAAGCGTTACCAGGCCAATATATGAGATGAAAGAAAAAGCAGAGAATTTTGCAAAAGGAGATTTTACAAAAAAGATCAAAATCACTTCTAAAGATGAGCTTGGTCAATTAGCTCAGTCTCTTAATAGCATGGCTGTTGAACTTCAGATTAAGATGGATAATTTAAGAAAAATGGATAAAGTGAGAACAGATTTTGTTGCAAATGTATCGCACGAACTCAAGACACCGCTTACATCTATACGGGGATTTGTTGAAACGTTAGAAGACGGTGCGCTTGACGATAAAGAAAACGCCAAGCGGTTTCTCTCTATTATTAATAAGCATACGATCCGGCTCGATGCTATTGTAAATGATCTTTTGACCCTTACGGAGCTGGAACTTGAAAGAGATAGAATTGAAAGGACACATTTTGATCTTAAAGAGTTGATTGAAGAAGTGCTTCTCGGTTTTGGTCACGCGTTAAATAAACAGCATATTTCACTTGAAACTAACTATACCGGTTCTGATTTTACTATTTCAGCTGATAAGGATCGCATTGAGCAGATAATAGTCAATATTATCGATAATGCGGTGAAATACTCTGAACCAGGCGGAATTATAAAGATATCGTTAGAAAAAGAAAAAGATGCTCTTAAGATAAAGATCACTGATTCTGGCATTGGAATTCCACAGGAAGAGCTCACGCGCGTTTTTGAGCGGTTTTATAGAGTAGATAAAGCCAGATCAAGCGAACGTGGCGGGACCGGTCTTGGTTTATCCATTGTTAAGCACATTGTATCATTACACAACGGGCAGGTACATATCGATAGTGAGCCGGGAAAAGGGACTTCCGTTACTGTTATTCTCTCCTGTTAG
- a CDS encoding response regulator yields the protein MSQANILIIEDEKDICEMIDYNLTKEGYRVFSAGNSAKAFRLLEKERIDLIILDIMLPDKDGFEICKLLKVDKKTSRVPIIMLSAKSQETDKVLGLELGADDYVTKPFSVRELSARIKAVLRRHAVSDSKGASNENAICLDPEKQKVTVHRKEIKLTRTEFKLLEYFMQKPGMVLSREKILDRVFGYDSPVYDRTVDVHIKSLRKKLGNAKSYIETVRGSGYRFKE from the coding sequence ATGTCCCAAGCCAATATTCTTATCATTGAAGATGAAAAAGATATCTGTGAGATGATTGATTATAATCTTACCAAGGAAGGGTATCGTGTTTTTTCTGCGGGAAATAGCGCTAAAGCGTTTCGCTTACTTGAAAAGGAACGAATAGATCTCATTATTTTAGATATTATGCTCCCCGATAAGGACGGTTTTGAAATCTGTAAGCTGTTAAAAGTTGATAAAAAGACAAGCCGCGTGCCTATAATTATGTTAAGTGCAAAGTCTCAGGAAACAGATAAGGTACTTGGACTAGAACTTGGTGCTGATGATTATGTTACAAAACCGTTTAGTGTCCGTGAGTTGAGCGCCCGTATAAAAGCTGTTTTAAGAAGACATGCGGTCTCTGATAGCAAAGGTGCTTCAAATGAAAACGCAATATGTTTAGACCCGGAAAAACAAAAGGTAACTGTGCATAGAAAAGAAATTAAACTTACGCGTACAGAATTCAAGCTTTTAGAATATTTTATGCAGAAACCGGGGATGGTCCTATCAAGGGAAAAAATTCTCGATCGGGTATTCGGTTATGACTCTCCGGTATATGACCGAACCGTAGATGTACATATAAAATCACTGCGTAAAAAGCTGGGCAACGCAAAAAGCTACATAGAGACTGTACGTGGATCGGGATATCGCTTTAAGGAGTAA
- a CDS encoding Na/Pi symporter, producing the protein MYIKNEHLNTIIKSLCVVLFLYLFLISIGMMGAAFKGFGEGFAEHLIQTTSNPFVGLFIGVLATSVIQSSSTTTSMVVGMVGGGVLTVTNAVPIIMGANIGTTVTNTIVSLGHVTRREEFKRAIAGATVHDFFNMICVAIMFPLELATGFLQKTATWMSTLFAGVGGTTFNSPIKAITKPVINMIKHALIDLSGDHKKTAYVIMLALSFALLFLALYFIVKLMKSLVVNKVENSLDKVLGKSGIIAIIAGVIFTILVQSSSITTSLLIPLVAAGIMNIETIFPLTMGANIGTTTTSILAAFATGNVSAIIIAFVHFLFNMIGVTVLYPIQLFRKIPIRLAKSLGELAYRKRGYAILYVVTLFFIVPGILIFITEYFK; encoded by the coding sequence GTGTATATAAAGAATGAACATTTGAATACTATTATTAAGAGTTTATGCGTCGTGTTGTTTTTGTATTTGTTCTTAATAAGTATTGGCATGATGGGCGCGGCGTTTAAGGGCTTTGGAGAAGGATTTGCAGAGCATCTTATCCAAACGACATCAAATCCTTTTGTTGGTCTTTTTATCGGTGTTCTTGCGACCAGCGTTATTCAAAGCTCGTCAACGACAACATCAATGGTTGTGGGTATGGTTGGTGGCGGGGTTTTAACCGTAACGAATGCCGTTCCAATCATTATGGGCGCAAATATTGGCACAACGGTAACCAATACCATTGTATCTTTGGGCCACGTAACTCGTAGGGAAGAGTTTAAGCGGGCAATAGCCGGGGCGACCGTGCATGATTTCTTTAACATGATCTGTGTAGCGATCATGTTCCCCCTTGAATTAGCGACAGGATTTCTTCAAAAGACTGCAACATGGATGAGTACGCTTTTTGCAGGAGTGGGTGGAACGACGTTTAATAGCCCGATAAAAGCCATTACAAAACCGGTTATTAATATGATCAAGCATGCTTTAATAGATTTATCCGGAGACCACAAGAAAACGGCCTATGTAATAATGCTTGCTCTTTCATTTGCGCTTCTATTCTTAGCACTATATTTCATCGTTAAGCTAATGAAATCTCTTGTTGTGAACAAGGTGGAAAATTCACTCGATAAGGTTCTTGGAAAAAGCGGTATTATTGCAATAATTGCGGGAGTTATATTCACCATATTGGTGCAAAGCAGCTCGATAACAACTTCTTTATTGATACCCCTTGTCGCGGCTGGTATCATGAATATCGAGACAATATTTCCTCTTACGATGGGAGCAAATATCGGAACAACGACAACATCTATTCTTGCGGCATTTGCGACAGGAAATGTATCGGCAATTATTATAGCGTTTGTACATTTTCTTTTTAATATGATAGGTGTTACGGTTCTCTATCCGATACAGTTGTTTAGGAAAATTCCGATACGATTGGCAAAGTCGCTCGGTGAACTGGCGTACAGGAAAAGAGGATATGCAATTTTGTATGTAGTGACATTGTTTTTTATTGTTCCAGGCATACTAATATTTATT